In a single window of the Raphanus sativus cultivar WK10039 chromosome 9, ASM80110v3, whole genome shotgun sequence genome:
- the LOC108825568 gene encoding uncharacterized protein At4g00950 isoform X1 encodes MGAENEAEQQENLTAMKLPVLPIKPNSHSHSMSSPIHSSIAASVPFSWEEEPGKPKQHSSSSSSSSSSPLTSYSSSSPQTHKSLELPPRLHSLEKDGGSLTKLNSPITVFDGPYSMTRSRRLDSPSFRLLMKGSGDCYGSFRSDMYGDLDDVDEEIKQQNMSSGGSLALVKKRRGLGFFGFSRRRALKRKTEFGTGSYVFPSSVDRESVCGRKEEEEGEDKSFDYGDGDGITCSQSSRFCEVNIANISRTGSFSTLPTPPSSSKSHFWTNVYAGLKQVVPWKNKKSTG; translated from the exons ATGGGAGCAGAAAACGAAGCCGAGCAACAAGAGAACTTGACAGCAATGAAACTACCGGTACTACCGATTAAACCTAACAGTCACAGCCACTCTATGTCATCACCCATTCACAGTTCCATAGCAGCGTCTGTCCCCTTTAGCTGGGAAGAAGAGCCCGGCAAGCCCAAGcaacactcttcttcttcttcttcatcctcttcctcACCATTAACTTCTTATTCGTCATCTTCTCCTCAAACCCACAAGTCCTTGGAGCTACCACCAAGGCTACACTCACTTGAAAAGGATGGAGGATCACTTACCAAACTGAACTCACCCATCACTGTCTTTGATGGACCTTACAGCATGACGAGATCAAGAAGGTTGGATTCACCTTCCTTTAGGTTGCTTATGAAAGGTAGTGGTGACTGTTATGGGTCTTTCAGGAGTGACATGTATGGTGATTTAGATGATGTTGATGAGGAGATCAAGCAGCAGAACATGAGTAGTGGTGGCTCTTTGGCTCTTGTGAAGAAGCGAAGAGGACTAGGGTTTTTTGGGTTTAGCAGGAGAAGAgctttgaaaagaaaaacagagtttGGTACAGGTAGTTATGTGTTTCCATCTTCAGTGGACAGAGAGAGTGTATGTGGAAgaaaagaggaggaagaaggagaagacaaAAGCTTTGACTATGGAGATGGTGATGGTATTACTTGCAGCCAAAGCAGCAGGTTTTGTGAAGTGAATATTGCAAACATTAGCAGAACAGGGAGCTTCTCTACTCTGCCTACACCACCTTCCTCTTCAAAGTCTCACTTCTGG ACGAATGTGTATGCAGGACTAAAGCAAGTGGTTCCATGGAAAAACAAGAAGTCTACAGGTTAA
- the LOC108824388 gene encoding protein LEAD-SENSITIVE 1, whose protein sequence is MKAMSLITNKVERAELKPGDHIYTYRAVFAYSHHGVFVGGCKVVHFKPEQTLKAAPTLSSSSSSSVSEVNDSSEAPCPTYPDCGFKQPNSGVLLSCLDCFLKNGSLYRFEYGVSSSMFLTRVRGGTCTTAPSDPFQTVVHRAMHLLQNGFGNYDIFQNNCEDFALYCKTGLLILDKNGVGRSGQASSILGAPLAALLSSPLTLLISNPVGVATATAGMYCMSRYATDIGVRTDVIKVPVEDLALNLGIKTLKKR, encoded by the exons ATGAAAGCAATGAGTCTGATTACGAATAAGGTTGAGAGAGCCGAGCTTAAACCTGGTGATCACATCTACACTTACCGAGCCGTCTTCGCCTATTCTCACCACG GTGTGTTTGTTGGTGGTTGTAAGGTGGTTCATTTCAAACCTGAGCAAACCTTGAAAGCAGCTCCcacactctcttcttcttcttcttcttcagtttcAGAGGTTAATGATTCTTCAGAAGCTCCTTGCCCTACATACCCTGACTGTGGATTCAAACAACCAAACAGTGGAGTACTTCTCTCTTGCCTTGACTGTTTCCTCAAGAACGGCTCTCTCTACCGTTTCGAATACGGAGTCAGCTCATCGATGTTCCTTACTAGAGTCCGCGGTGGCACTTGCACTACAGCTCCATCTGATCCCTTTCAAACAGTTGTCCACAGAGCAATGCACCTTCTCCAGAACGGGTTTGGTAACTACGACATCTTCCAGAACAACTGCGAAGACTTTGCTCTCTACTGCAAGACGGGACTGCTCATTCTGGATAAGAACGGTGTTGGGAGAAGCGGTCAAGCCAGCTCCATTCTCGGCGCTCCTTTAGCTGCACTCCTCTCTTCACCTCTCACGCTGTTGATTTCAAATCCTGTTGGTGTAGCGACAGCCACTGCTGGGATGTATTGTATGAGCAGGTATGCTACTGATATAGGTGTTAGAACCGATGTGATCAAGGTTCCCGTTGAGGATTTGGCTCTGAACCTTGGTATTAAAACCCTCAAGAAAAGGTGA
- the LOC108834516 gene encoding dof zinc finger protein DOF4.1 yields the protein MDHHHYTHHDPDQYQHHQMTIPNNNPYHTIITTPPPRTTTVDSTTMIMDAEKKMITTMTSRPQEPRNCPRCNSSNTKFCYYNNYSLAQPRYLCKSCRRYWTEGGSLRNVPVGGGSRKNKKLPLLQPNSSSSSPTKNLPDLNPPFVFTSTSNPSKSTHQNNDLSLSFSSPTMRDKEAQGHYGHFAEQAMTGGQNCLFTAPMGMIQFRQDYDNDHSKTDIRFSLDRNKQEISGGGSKLMFPYGNGDEHHHDHERHDDGNKTRESGSSNELWSGIILGGDSGGPTW from the coding sequence ATGGACCATCATCACTATACTCATCATGATCCTGATCAATACCAACATCATCAAATGACTATTCCTAACAATAATCCCTACCACACCATCATCACCACACCACCACCAAGAACAACAACAGTGGATTCAACAACAATGATAATGGATGCTGAAAAGAAGATGATAACCACGATGACCAGTAGGCCACAAGAACCAAGAAACTGTCCAAGATGCAACTCAAGCAACACCAAATTCTGTTACTACAACAACTACAGCTTAGCACAGCCTAGGTACTTATGTAAGTCTTGTCGGAGATATTGGACTGAAGGTGGCTCTCTCCGTAACGTCCCCGTTGGCGGTGGTTCTAGAAAGAACAAGAAGCTTCCATTACTACAACctaattcttcttcttcttctcccaccAAGAATCTCCCAGATCTCAACCCTCCTTTTGTCTTCACATCTACATCAAACCCTAGCAAGAGTACCCATCAAAATAATGACCTCAGCCTTTCCTTCTCCTCTCCTACTATGCGAGATAAGGAAGCTCAAGGGCACTATGGTCACTTTGCTGAGCAAGCTATGACAGGAGGGCAAAACTGTCTTTTCACAGCTCCCATGGGAATGATTCAGTTTCGTCAGGATTATGATAATGATCACAGCAAAACCGATATTAGGTTTTCATTAGATAGAAACAAGCAGGAGATTAGTGGAGGAGGAAGTAAGTTGATGTTTCCTTATGGAAATGGTGATGAACATCATCATGACCATGAGAGACACGACGATGGTAATAAGACGAGAGAAAGTGGTTCAAGCAATGAGCTATGGAGTGGAATCATCCTAGGTGGTGATAGTGGTGGACCAACATGGTGA
- the LOC108828102 gene encoding calcium-transporting ATPase 2, endoplasmic reticulum-type: MEEEKKSFSAWSCSVDQCLKEYNTTLDKGLTTEDVQTRRQIHGYNELAKEKGKPLWHLVLEQFDDTLVKILLGAAFISFVLAFLGEEHGSGPGSGFEAFVEPFVIVLILILNAVVGVWQESNAEKALEALKEMQCESAKVIRDGVVLPNLPARELVPGDIVELHVGDKVPADMRVSGLKTSTLRVEQSSLTGEAMPVLKGANLVVMDDCELQGKENMVFAGTTVVNGSCVSIVTSIGMDTEIGKIQRQIHEASLEESETPLKKKLDEFGSRLTTSICVVCVLVWIINYKNFISWDAADGTYKFSFEKCTYYFKIAVALAVAAIPEGLPAVITTCLALGTRKMAQKNAIVRKLPSVETLGCTTVICSDKTGTLTTNQMSATEFFTLGGKPTITRVFSVDGTTYDPKDGGIVDWGCYNMDANLQAVAEVCSVCNDAGVFYEGKLFRATGLPTEAALKVLVEKMGVPEKMNGESSIQEDGNFSDNGSSVKLACCDWWNKRSKRLATLEFDRVRKSMSVIVREPNGQNRLLVKGAAESILERSSYTQLADGSLVALDESSRDVILKKHSEMTSKGLRCLGLAYKDELGEFSDYSSEAHPSHKKLLDPSSYSNIETNLIFVGVVGLRDPPREEVGRAIEDCREAGIRVMVITGDNKSTAEAICCEIRLFSDNEDLSQSSFTGREFMSLPASRRAEILSKPGGKVFSRAEPRHKQEIVRMLKEMGEIVAMTGDGVNDAPALKLADIGIAMGITGTEVAKEASDMVLADDNFSTIVSAVAEGRSIYNNMKAFIRYMISSNVGEVISIFLTAALGIPECMIPVQLLWVNLVTDGPPATALGFNPADIDIMKKPPRKSDDCLIDSWVLIRYLVIGSYVGVATVGIFVLWYTQASFLGVSLITDGHTLVSFTQLQTWSECSSWGTNFTASPYTIAGGFKTVAFEDNPCDYFTLGKVKPMTLSLSVLVAIEMFNSLNALSEDNSLLKMPPWRNPWLLVAMTVSFGLHCVILYVPFLANVFGIVPLSFREWLVVILVSFPVILIDEGLKFIGRWRRQRIKNKIKTM; this comes from the exons atggaggaggagaagaagtcGTTCTCGGCGTGGTCGTGTTCCGTTGACCAATGTCTGAAAGAGTACAACACGACACTAGACAAGGGTTTAACCACCGAAGATGTCCAAACCCGCCGTCAGATACACGGTTACAACGAGCTAGCCAAGGAGAAAGGCAAACCCTTATGGCATCTTGTACTGGAACAGTTCGACGACACCCTCGTGAAGATCCTCCTCGGCGCAGCGTTCATCTCTTTCGTTTTAGCGTTTCTAGGAGAAGAGCACGGCTCAGGTCCAGGTTCAGGGTTCGAGGCCTTTGTCGAGCCGTTTGTGATCGTTTTGATTCTGATTCTAAACGCTGTGGTTGGTGTGTGGCAAGAGAGCAATGCCGAGAAAGCACTCGAGGCTCTTAAAGAGATGCAATGCGAATCCGCAAAGGTTATTAGAGACGGAGTCGTGTTGCCGAATCTCCCCGCTAGAGAGCTTGTTCCTGGAGACATAGTCGAGTTGCATGTTGGAGACAAAGTCCCTGCTGATATGAGAGTCTCCGGTTTGAAAACATCGACGCTGAGAGTCGAGCAAAGCTCCTTAACCGGAGAGGCAATGCCGGTTCTGAAAGGAGCTAACCTTGTGGTCATGGATGATTGCGAACTCCAAGGGAAAGAGAACATGGTGTTCGCAGGAACAACCGTTGTCAACGGAAGCTGCGTTAGCATTGTGACGAGCATCGGTATGGATACGGAGATAGGCAAGATCCAGAGACAGATTCATGAAGCCTCGTTGGAAGAGAGCGAGACTcctttgaagaagaagctagaCGAGTTCGGGAGTAGATTAACCACATCCATATGCGTAGTCTGTGTTCTCGTCTGGATCATCAACTACAAGAACTTTATCTCATGGGATGCTGCGGATGGTACTTACAAGTTCTCTTTCGAGAAATGCACTTACTACTTCAAAATCGCTGTGGCTCTCGCCGTGGCAGCGATTCCAGAGGGATTACCCGCCGTGATCACGACGTGTTTAGCCTTGGGGACGAGGAAAATGGCGCAGAAGAACGCGATCGTGAGGAAGCTTCCTAGCGTGGAGACGCTCGGCTGCACGACTGTGATATGTTCGGACAAGACAGGGACTTTGACAACGAACCAGATGTCTGCAACCGAGTTCTTCACTTTAGGCGGTAAACCGACGATAACTCGAGTGTTTTCGGTTGATGGTACGACTTATGATCCTAAAGATGGTGGGATTGTTGACTGGGGATGTTACAATATGGATGCTAACTTGCAAGCTGTTGCTGAGGTATGTTCGGTTTGTAATGACGCTGGAGTTTTCTACGAAGGGAAGCTGTTTAGAGCAACGGGTTTGCCTACGGAAGCTGCCTTGAAAGTTCTTGTTGAGAAGATGGGTGTTCCGGAGAAGATGAACGGTGAGAGTAGTATCCAGGAAGATGGAAACTTTTCAGACAATGGTAGCTCGGTGAAACTAG CTTGCTGTGATTGGTGGAACAAAAGATCAAAAAGACTGGCGACATTGGAGTTTGATCGTGTCCGTAAGTCCATGAGTGTTATCGTGCGTGAACCAAATGGACAGAACCGCCTTCTCGTTAAG GGTGCAGCTGAGAGTATACTTGAGAGAAGTTCATACACGCAGCTTGCTGATGGATCTCTTGTCGCTTTAGATGAATCTAGCAGAGACGTGATCCTCAAGAAACATTCTGAAATGACTTCAAAAGGGTTAAGATGTTTAGGGTTAGCTTACAAAGACGAGCTTGGAGAGTTTTCGGATTACTCATCTGAAGCACACCCTTCACACAAGAAGCTTTTAGACCCTTCATCCTATTCCAACATCGAAACAAACTTAATCTTTGTTGGAGTTGTTGGTCTCAGAGACCCTCCGCGTGAAGAAGTTGGAAGAGCTATTGAAGACTGCAGAGAAGCTGGAATCAGAGTGATGGTGATCACTGGAGATAACAAATCAACAGCAGAAGCTATCTGCTGTGAGATTAGATTGTTCTCAGACAATGAGGATCTTTCTCAGAGTAGCTTCACAGGCAGAGAGTTCATGTCTCTTCCTGCTTCGAGGCGAGCTGAGATACTGTCAAAACCTGGAGGGAAAGTGTTTTCAAGAGCTGAGCCAAGGCATAAGCAAGAGATCGTAAGGATGCTTAAGGAAATGGGAGAGATCGTTGCCATGACAGGTGATGGTGTGAATGATGCTCCTGCTTTGAAACTAGCTGACATTGGTATCGCCATGGGAATTACTGGAACTGAG GTTGCGAAAGAAGCTTCAGATATGGTTCTTGCAGATGATAACTTCAGTACTATTGTCTCAGCTGTAGCTGAGGGTCGGTCCATTTACAACAACATGAAAGCTTTTATCAG GTATATGATATCATCCAACGTTGGAGAAGTCATCTCCATCTTCCTAACCGCTGCATTGGGGATACCGGAATGCATGATACCGGTTCAGCTTCTTTGGGTCAACCTTGTAACCGATGGTCCTCCAGCTACAGCCTTAGGCTTCAATCCAGCTGATATTGACATCATGAAGAAACCACCGCGCAAAAGTGATGACTGTCTCATTGATTCATGGGTTCTTATTCGATATCTTGTGATTGGTTCTTACGTTGGAGTAGCTACCGTCGGCATCTTTGTCTTGTGGTACACGCAAGCTTCTTTCCTCGGGGTTAGTTTGATCACAGATGGGCATacattggttagcttcactcaGCTTCAGACTTGGTCTGAATGCTCTTCGTGGGGAACTAACTTCACTGCCTCTCCTTACACAATCGCTGGTGGGTTTAAGACAGTTGCGTTTGAGGACAACCCTTGTGATTACTTCACTCTAGGGAAAGTGAAGCCGATGACTCTGTCTCTCTCTGTTCTTGTGGCGATTGAGATGTTTAACTCGTTGAACGCTTTGTCTGAAGACAACAGTCTCTTGAAGATGCCACCGTGGAGAAACCCTTGGCTTCTTGTGGCTATGACCGTCTCCTTTGGGCTCCACTGTGTTATCCTCTATGTTCCTTTCTTAGCTAATGTGTTTGGGATTGTGCCTTTGAGTTTCAGGGAATGGCTTGTGGTTATTCTTGTTTCTTTCCCTGTGATACTTATCGATGAAGGTCTTAAGTTCATTGGAAGATGGAGAAGACAAAGAATCAAGAACAAGATCAAGACAATGTAA
- the LOC130500390 gene encoding uncharacterized protein LOC130500390, whose protein sequence is MIQNVKKAIFKKERKQLNEDSVFWNAVHSVLTSRWSKSNTPLHCMAHSLNPKYYSSEWLAEEDSRKAPHQDLDVTRERKNCIMKYFPNQDERREVNVEYSNFSLCMEDFGSVDVIHDRFILEPLTWWAVHGSSAPKLQILAFKLLGQPSSSSCCERNWSTYKFIHSAIRNKIVPQRAEDLVFVHTNLRLLSRRSSAYKEGPSSMWDVGGDQFDSLDEINLGRLEFEDLSLDEPELEAVLFGGDAENEIDDELDI, encoded by the exons ATGATTCAGAATGTCAAGAAAGCTATCTtcaaaaaagaaaggaaacaacTTAATGAAGATTCAGTCTTTTGGAATGCGGTGCATTCGGTTTTGACTTCTCGCTGGAGTAAGAGTAACACTCCTCTTCACTGTATGGCACATTCTCTTAACCCCAa ATATTATAGTTCGGAGTGGCTTGCAGAAGAAGACAGTAGAAAAGCTCCACATCAAGATTTGGATGTTACCAGAGAGAGAAAAAATTGTATCATGAAGTATTTTCCAAATCAAGATGAAAGGAGAGAGGTTAACGTTGAATACTCTAATTTCTCTTTATGCATGGAGGATTTTGGTAGTGTTGATGTGATCCATGATAGGTTTATCTTGGAACCTTTGACATGGTGGGCCGTTCATGGATCTTCGGCACCAAAGCTCCAAATCTTAGCATTCAAGTTACTTGGACagccatcttcatcttcctgTTGCGAAAGGAATTGGAGTACATACAAGTTCATTCATTCTGCAATAAGAAACAAGATTGTTCCCCAAAGAGCTGAAGATTTGGTATTTGTGCACACTAACCTCCGTCTTCTATCAAGAAGGAGCTCTGCTTACAAGGAAGGTCCTAGCAGTATGTGGGATGTTGGAGGTGATCAATTTGATTCACTGGATGAGATTAATCTCGGAAGACTTGAGTTTGAGGATCTTTCTCTTGATGAACCAGAGTTGGAAGCTGTTTTGTTTGGTGGAGATGCTGAAAATGAGATCGACGATGAGCTTGATATTTGA
- the LOC108825568 gene encoding uncharacterized protein At4g00950 isoform X2, with amino-acid sequence MGAENEAEQQENLTAMKLPVLPIKPNSHSHSMSSPIHSSIAASVPFSWEEEPGKPKQHSSSSSSSSSSPLTSYSSSSPQTHKSLELPPRLHSLEKDGGSLTKLNSPITVFDGPYSMTRSRRLDSPSFRLLMKGSGDCYGSFRSDMYGDLDDVDEEIKQQNMSSGGSLALVKKRRGLGFFGFSRRRALKRKTEFGTGSYVFPSSVDRESVCGRKEEEEGEDKSFDYGDGDGITCSQSSRFCEVNIANISRTGSFSTLPTPPSSSKSHFWD; translated from the exons ATGGGAGCAGAAAACGAAGCCGAGCAACAAGAGAACTTGACAGCAATGAAACTACCGGTACTACCGATTAAACCTAACAGTCACAGCCACTCTATGTCATCACCCATTCACAGTTCCATAGCAGCGTCTGTCCCCTTTAGCTGGGAAGAAGAGCCCGGCAAGCCCAAGcaacactcttcttcttcttcttcatcctcttcctcACCATTAACTTCTTATTCGTCATCTTCTCCTCAAACCCACAAGTCCTTGGAGCTACCACCAAGGCTACACTCACTTGAAAAGGATGGAGGATCACTTACCAAACTGAACTCACCCATCACTGTCTTTGATGGACCTTACAGCATGACGAGATCAAGAAGGTTGGATTCACCTTCCTTTAGGTTGCTTATGAAAGGTAGTGGTGACTGTTATGGGTCTTTCAGGAGTGACATGTATGGTGATTTAGATGATGTTGATGAGGAGATCAAGCAGCAGAACATGAGTAGTGGTGGCTCTTTGGCTCTTGTGAAGAAGCGAAGAGGACTAGGGTTTTTTGGGTTTAGCAGGAGAAGAgctttgaaaagaaaaacagagtttGGTACAGGTAGTTATGTGTTTCCATCTTCAGTGGACAGAGAGAGTGTATGTGGAAgaaaagaggaggaagaaggagaagacaaAAGCTTTGACTATGGAGATGGTGATGGTATTACTTGCAGCCAAAGCAGCAGGTTTTGTGAAGTGAATATTGCAAACATTAGCAGAACAGGGAGCTTCTCTACTCTGCCTACACCACCTTCCTCTTCAAAGTCTCACTTCTGG GACTAA
- the LOC108824302 gene encoding protein SET DOMAIN GROUP 41, translating to MRVTTVAGIFLVYCLAKNRVTSPPEMETISAEDVGIGVDLFPPLSPLAFSLYDSFLSSHCSSCFSPTPPPHSLYCSAACSLLIDDSPAVFPPDLSPLLSTSDIRAALRLLNSISSSSSASASLPHRLGGLLTNHHRLMADSSFSIAIQRAAVFISAALRSDRGNTVLEEAALCAVLTNAVEVQDGTGVALGVAVYDSRFSWINHSCSPNACYRFLISPPHTTATTSTTSSFQKTLPRITANTDKEHYSSITSTYEGTVRYGPKVIVRSIKRIKSGEEITVSYIDLLQPTGLRQSDLWSKYRFICNCGRCAASPPAYVDSILEGVVALGHEITTVGHHEDGAATVGKMTNHIKEAIDDFLSDDIDPATCCEKIEGVLHHGILDSSLRLHPSHHVALHAYITLASAYRIRSIDSETDFGRAFEMSRTSAAYSLFLACVSHRLVSADLSFAISAANFWTRAGESLLELACKFLMESSREYDDVKCSKCLMLVENHDSHREDIRDQILKCAVTESGSSQVTWSFLTRGCPYLQKFKSSIDFTFTGTNCKREEESSVDQRVSVLLLSFHCLLYADLLTDLCYGQKSHSVS from the exons ATGCGAGTTACTACTGTAGCTGGCATTTTTTTGGTTTACTGTCTGGCCAAGAACAGAGTGACATCACCGCCGGAGATGGAGACAATATCGGCGGAAGATGTTGGCATCGGTGTTGATCTATTTCCTCCGCTCTCTCCTCTCGCCTTCTCTCTCTACGactccttcctctcctctcaCTGCTCATCCTGCTTCTCCCCTACTCCTCCGCCCCACTCTCTCTACTGCTCCGCCGCTTGCTCCCTCCTCATCGATGACTCTCCCGCCGTCTTTCCTCCAGACCTATCCCCGCTTCTCTCAACCTCCGACATCCGAGCAGCTCTCCGTCTCCTCAActccatctcctcctcctcctccgcatCCGCCTCTTTACCGCACCGACTGGGCGGCCTTCTCACCAATCACCACCGCCTCATGGCTGATTCTTCCTTCTCCATCGCTATCCAACGCGCCGCCGTTTTCATCTCCGCCGCTCTGAGGTCTGACAGGGGAAACACCGTGTTGGAGGAAGCGGCTTTATGCGCTGTGCTAACGAACGCCGTAGAGGTGCAAGATGGAACCGGAGTTGCTCTCGGGGTCGCGGTTTATGACTCGCGATTCTCTTGGATCAACCACAGCTGCTCTCCCAACGCTTGTtaccgtttcttgatctctcctCCTCACACCACCGCAACCACAAGCACAACGTCGTCGTTTCAGAAAACTCTTCCTCGCATCACTGCCAACACAGACAAG GAACATTATAGCAGCATCACCTCAACTTACGAAGGTACAGTGAGATATGGACCAAAGGTAATTGTTAGAAGCATCAAGAGGATCAAGAGTGGTGAAGAGATTACTGTATCATACATCGACTTACTGCAACCAAcg GGATTGAGACAGTCAGATTTGTGGTCCAAATATCGATTTATTTGTAACTGTGGAAGATGTGCAGCATCACCTCCTGCTTATGTGGACTCTATTCTAGAG GGAGTTGTTGCCTTGGGGCATGAAATAACAACCGTTGGTCATCATGAAGACGGAGCCGCCACAGTGGGAAAGATGACCAATCACATCAAGGAAGCCATAGATGATTTTCTATCAGACGACATTGATCCTGCAACATGTTGTGAGAAGATCGAGGGTGTTCTCCATCACGGCATTCTTGATTCTTCGCTGCGGTTACATCCAAGTCACCACGTCGCTCTGCATGCCTACATCACTCTGGCTTCTGCTTACAGAATCCGTTCGATTGATTCCGAAACTGACTTTGGGAGGGCTTTTGAGATGAGCAGGACCAGTGCAGCTTACTCTCTCTTCCTTGCATGTGTTTCTCACCGTCTCGTCTCCGCAGACCTTTCTTTCGCTATTTCTGCTGCAAATTTCTGGACAAGAGCTGGAGAGTCCCTGTTAGAGCTTGCCTGCAAGTTTTTGATGGAGTCTTCCCGAGAATATGATGATGTCAAATGCAGCAAATGTCTTATGCTTGTTGAAAACCATGATTCTCATAGAGAAGATATCAGAGACCAGATTCTCAAGTGTGCAGTCACTGAGAGTGGGAGCTCACAAGTCACATGGAGTTTCCTCACTCGCGGTTGCCCTTACCTGCAAAAGTTTAAGAGTTCAATTGATTTCACCTTTACTGGGACCAATTGCAAGAGAGAAGAAGAGTCGAGCGTAGACCAAAGGGTAAGCGTTCTCCTACTCTCTTTTCATTGCTTACTCTATGCAGACCTTCTGACTGATTTATGTTACGGTCAGAAGTCACATTCGGTGTCTTAA
- the LOC108824387 gene encoding aluminum-activated malate transporter 10, whose protein sequence is MASNVEAGKLEWRISVDNKTTERLVPKSGPTKRFFLWLKALILKVVIEPITKFMRKTWRIGADDPAKVVHCLKVGLALSLVCIFYYMRPLYDGVGGNAMWAIMTVVVVFESTVGATFYKCVNRVVATILAGSLGIAVHWVATLSGKAEIFVISFSVFLFAFAATYSRFVPSFKARFDYGAVIFMLTFSLVSVGGYRVDKLIDMAQQRVSTIAIGTSICIVITVFFCPIWAGSQLHRLVQCNFVKLADSLDGYVTEYFKNKDVSANENEDEDTNMKLQGFKCVMNSKGTEEAMANLARWEPAHGSFNFRHPWQQYVKIGAAMRRCAYCLENLSICMDYETEVQDQVKKHFRETCMKLSASSSKILRELADMMKNTRRSSKIDFLVFDMNSAVQELQQTLKTVPIQTNKPEVEVPSDEDNNGDRTILMSLHEVIPVATLVSLLIENAARIQTTVEAVVELANLADFKPDSKKKTGDSNTKQPPLSS, encoded by the exons ATGGCATCAAACGTGGAAGCAGGGAAGCTAGAGTGGAGGATAAGTGTTGACAATAAGACAACAGAGAGACTAGTTCCTAAATCAGGACCTACTAAAAGGTTTTTTCTTTGGCTAAAGGCTTTGATATTGAAGGTGGTCATCGAGCCAATCACAAAGTTTATGAGGAAGACTTGGAGGATTGGGGCAGATGATCCGGCCAAAGTGGTTCACTGTCTGAAAGTAGGACTTGCACTTTCACTAGTCTGTATCTTCTATTACATGAGACCTTTGTATGATGGAGTTGGAGGAAATGCTATGTGGGCTATCATGACCGTTGTTGTCGTCTTCGAGTCCACTGTCG GAGCAACATTCTACAAATGTGTGAACAGAGTTGTAGCAACTATATTAGCAGGATCACTAGGCATTGCTGTTCACTGGGTTGCAACTCTATCAGGAAAAGCTGAGATTTTTGTGATCTcattctctgtttttctctttg CTTTCGCAGCTACTTACTCACGGTTTGTGCCGTCATTTAAAGCCAGATTCGACTATGGAGCAGTGATCTTTATGCTCACATTTAGCCTTGTCTCAGTAGGCGGTTACCGAGTAGATAAGCTGATTGATATGGCTCAGCAAAGAGTATCAACTATAGCAATAGGAACATCTATCTGCATTGTCATTACTGTCTTCTTTTGTCCCATATGGGCAGGATCTCAGCTTCACCGCCTTGTTCAATGTAATTTTGTCAAACTTGCCGATTCATTAGATG GCTACGTAACAGAGTACTTCAAGAATAAAGACGTCTCAGCAAAtgagaatgaagatgaagatacTAACATGAAGTTGCAAGGATTCAAATGTGTAATGAACTCTAAGGGAACAGAAGAAGCCATG GCGAATCTAGCCAGATGGGAACCTGCACATGGAAGCTTTAACTTCCGGCATCCATGGCAACAATATGTAAAGATAGGGGCTGCTATGAGGAGATGTGCTTATTGCCTTGAGAACCTTAGTATCTGCATGGACTATGAAACAGAG GTACAAGACCAGGTCAAAAAGCATTTCAGAGAAACTTGTATGAAACTAAGCGCATCTTCTTCAAAAATCTTGAGAGAATTAGCGGATATGATGAAGAACACTAGAAGATCATCAAAGATAGATTTCCTGGTGTTTGATATGAACTCAGCAGTACAAGAGCTTCAACAGACCTTAAAAACTGTTCCAATCCAAACCAACAAACCTGAAGTAGAAGTCCCATCTGATGAGGACAACAATGGAGACAGAACCATACTGATGAGCCTACATGAAGTCATTCCAGTTGCCACTTTGGTTTCCTTGTTAATCGAAAACGCAGCTAGGATTCAAACAACTGTGGAAGCAGTCGTTGAACTGGCAAATCTTGCAGATTTCAAACCAGACTCAAAAAAGAAAACCGGAGACAGCAACACTAAACAACCACCACTAAGTTCCTAA